The Flavobacterium sp. 140616W15 sequence TTTTCAGATCGTTTACCCTGTTTCAGAAAAGGAGAACGCAACACTTGATTTGATTCCAAATCGAAAAGAACAATTAGGAGTTTCGCTTTCGTTTAAGTTTGTTGATTTGTCATTTGGCTTTTCACCAAAATTTTTAAATGCAAATAAAGATAATATTGACTCTAAGCTTTTAAATTTTAATGCAAGATTGTATCATAAACAATGGATGCAAAGCTTTACTTATTTTTATCAAAAAGGGTTTTATGTAAGTCAAGATGGTATAAATGCTGCTTTTCCAGGATTTCGTTCCTTAAAAATAGGAGGTGCTACATCTTATATTTTCAATAAAAAATTCTCGTATAAGGCAATTGCTGGTCAGAACGAGTCGCAGACGAAGAGCGCAGGGAGTTTTATTCCTAATTTTTCGGCTTATTACACTAACATAAAATACAAATCGCCAGAGGATAGAATAAACGGAGATGTATATTTATTTTCGCTAGCACCATCTTATTTTTATAATTTGGTTTTAGGAAAACATCTTTTGGTTTCAGCTGGATTATCTATAGGTGCCGGAGTCTACGTTACTGATGGAGAGACAAAGGTGCTTTATGAAATTGATACAAGTTTTAAAATGGGTTACAATTCCGATTCATTTTTCGTGTTTATGAATGTTAATCATCTCAATTTTATTCAGGATGAAACTAATACTATTGGTTTAAACGATAATATATCAACATTTAAGATTACGGCGGGTTATCGATTTAATGCTCCAAAAAAAGTGACTGAGATTTATGATAAAATAAATCAAAAAACAGGATTATAAAAAAAATGGCTAACATATTGAATGTTAACCATTTTTAGAAATATATCTAAATTATTTACCAAGTTCCTCAACAAAATCTAAGGTTTGTAAAATAATATTTTTGTTTGATTGTAGCGAATTCAATTTCAATTCAAACTTCAATTTGTTGTTTTTTAATTTTTTAGAAGACAAAATTGAAATATCACTAAACTGTTTTGCTAATTGGTCGAGCCTTTTAACATCCGCAATTTTAGGTTTTTCAGAATTTTTATAAGCATTTGCTGTTTCAGCAATGTTTAATTTTGCCAAAAAGTAATTTGTTTTTAGTTCTTTTTGAGTGTCTTTTGCAAACCCACCATCACCAGACTGTAAGTAATCAAGACTATTTCCTATTACTATCACATCATTATCTTTAAGGATAAACATGTCACCGTATTCTTTGGTTCCTGTTATTTCGTAATAATTACCCTTTTGTACCAATAGGTTTTTACGAACACCTAATTGAATCAATTTGTCGCCAAAAGTAGGATGAGTAGAAGTGAAAATTATAGAAAAAAGCGGAACTGTCTTTTCTATTTTTTTTAGGACTTCAGTTTCTTCATAATTCTCGTCGTATTCATACGTTTTTTTAGTTATCTCTATTTCTTTGGTGCCGTATAAAAACATGCTTAAATCACCATCAAATAATCTTGCAGTAGCTTCTTCATCAACAATAGTCGAAATCAAATCAGTTACAATAGCAATATCTTCCTTCTGGAATTTAGGATTATCTAATATCTTACTTGTTAACAATGGAATATTTTCCAGTGCTGCTTTAGAATTAATGTGGTACGATAAATATCCTAATGGTTTTTGGTTAGGGAAATATTTAAAAATTCGATTATTAATTCTTCTAT is a genomic window containing:
- a CDS encoding DUF4421 family protein, yielding MFFTGVFGCYAQKDSLQNSYFKSYNDKVTASIYYLDTSNNFQIVYPVSEKENATLDLIPNRKEQLGVSLSFKFVDLSFGFSPKFLNANKDNIDSKLLNFNARLYHKQWMQSFTYFYQKGFYVSQDGINAAFPGFRSLKIGGATSYIFNKKFSYKAIAGQNESQTKSAGSFIPNFSAYYTNIKYKSPEDRINGDVYLFSLAPSYFYNLVLGKHLLVSAGLSIGAGVYVTDGETKVLYEIDTSFKMGYNSDSFFVFMNVNHLNFIQDETNTIGLNDNISTFKITAGYRFNAPKKVTEIYDKINQKTGL